The candidate division KSB1 bacterium DNA window GCTTGACTTTGTAGACCCTCGAGAATATTTTGATGGCCGTTTGATGCGGCAAATGCCGCCCCGGAGTCTGGAGGAGACCCCCGATGCGGCGAAGCCAGCGGGCCGGCGGAAGTCATCACCCGGCTTGCGGCTTCTCACGGCGCCCACCCACTTGACAAAATCAGTCAGCAATCCACTCCGCTGCGTGCGGTCCTTTGAATTCAACCCGACGCCTCTCACATCTCATGAATCCCAAGCTGAATACTCCTCTGACACACGCACTCGAACGCCTCGAACAATTTCACGAGGAAGCGATCGCCTTGCAGCGGCAACTTACCCGTATTCCAGCGCTCGCGCCGGAAAATGGCGGGGAAGGTGAAAAGGCCAAGGCCGATTTTCTTTATGACTGGCTGAGGCAGACCATGCCGCCGGATGAGATGCAATGGTTCAACGCCCCGGATGCGCGGGTGCCGTGCGGCTATCGCCCCAACCTGCTCGCCCGTTTCAAGGGCGCCTCCGCCAGCCGCACGATCTGGATCATGACGCATCTTGATGTCGTGCCGCCCGGTGATCTGTCGAAATGGACGGGCGACCCCTGGACGCTGCGCGTGGAGGCTGACGGCAGGGGCCGGCGCAAATTGATCGGCCGCGGCACGGAAGACAACCAACAGGGTCTGGTTTCCGCGGTGCTCGCCATGAAAGCGCTGCACGATTTGTCCCTGCTGCCGGTTCATGACGTGGCCCTGCTGTTCGTTGCTGACGAGGAAACCGGCAGCGTCCATGGCGCGCAATATCTGCTGCAGCATCACCGCCGTCTGTTTCAAACGCACGATCTCATGATCATTCCCGATGCCGGTGACGCGCGCGGCGCCATGATTGAAGTGGCGGAGAAAAGCATTCTCTGGCTGCGTTTTCAAACGCTCGGCAGGCAATGCCACGGTTCGGAGCCGGAAAAGGGCCGCAATGCCCACAAGGCTGCCAGCTATCTGGCATGCCGGCTGGACTCGCTCTATCGCCGGTTCCGCAAACGCAACGCCATGTTCGCGCCACCCTATTCCACCTTCGAACCGACCAAGCGCGAAGCCAATGTGCCCAACATCAACACCATCCCCGGCGAGGATGTGATGTATTTCGATTGCCGCCTGCTGCCGGAATACAAAGTGTCCGAGGTGATGGCGGTGGTGCGCGCCCTCCTCCGGGAAACGGAAAGGAAGTTTCACGTCAGGATCAACCTCAGCTCACAGCAGGGCGAGCAGGCCGCGCCCCCCACCCCCGTTGATGCGCCGGTGGTGAAGGCCATCACGGCGGCGGTGCGCGAGCTGCGCCACCTGCGGCCCAAGCCCATGGGCATCGGCGGCGGCACGGTGGCGGGCTTCTTCCGGCGCGCCGGCATTCCGGCCGCGGTGTGGGCGACGATGGATGACACCGCCCACAGCCCGGATGAATACTGCCTGCTGGAAAACCTGCTTGACGATGCGAAAGTGTTTGCGCATATTTTCCTGCAACGATGAGCCCTCCTCACACCGTTACCGCGCCCGTCGGCGTTCCCTGCAAGCCAACTTCCCGCCCCGCCGACCCGGCGACAGACAAATGATGATTTGAGTAGCGAAAGGTAAGGATATCATGCCGACACGCAAGACTGCAAAAAAAACGGCCCCCGCCGCCCGCAAGCGGGCCGCCAAAAAAACCGTGAAGAAAGCCGCGAGCAAGGCTGCTCCCGGAAAAGCGGCAGCCCGGTCGGTCGCGCTCCCAGCCCCGGCAGCGCCCGATGAACAACTGCTGGCAGCCGCGCGCACCGCCATCAAAGTGTGCATGAATGTGCAGCCCGGTGAGACGGTCAGCGTCATCACCGATGAAAACAAACGCAACATCGGTCAGGCCCTGTGGCTGGCAGCCAGGGAAGCGGGTGCGGAGGCCATGCTGATCGAGATGCTGCCACGCTCGCGCAACGGCGAGGAGCCGCCAGCACCCATTGCCGCGCTGATGGCGGCCAGCAGCGTGGTGCTGTGCCCGACCACCAAATCCGTCACCCATACCGAAGCACGACGCCAGGCCTGTGAACGCGGCGCGCGCATTGCCACCCTGCCCGGCATCACCGAAGACATGATGATCCGCTGCCTGAGCGCAGACTATCAAACGATTGCGGCGCGCAGCCAGAAACTCTCCGAGGCGTTGCAACGCGGTGACCTGATCCGCGTCACCAGCCCGGCGGGCACGGACATTACCCTGCGGCGCGGCGACCGCTATCCCAAACCGGACACCGGCCTGTATCATCAACCCGGCGCCTCCGGCAACCTGCCAGCCGGTGAGACCTTCTTTGCGCCCCTGGAGGGCACCGCCGAGGGCAAGATCGTTTTCGAAGCGGCGGTCGCCGGCATCGGCAAGCTGCAACAGCCCATTCATATTCTGGTGCGCAACGGCAACGCGGTGGAAATCACCGGCGGGCCGGAGGCCGACAAGCTCAATCAACTGGTCGATGCGGTCGGGCCGGCCGGCCGCAATCTCGCCGAACTCGGCATCGGCACCAACGACCGGGCACAAATCACCGGCCTGATCCTGGAAGATGAGAAGGTGATGGGCACCGTCCATTTCGCGCTCGGTGACAACAAATCGATGGGCGGCACGGTGGGCGTGTCGAGCCATCTCGACGGCCTGGTGCTGCAGCCGACGGTGTATGTCGACGGCCGCATGATCATGGACGCCGGCAAACTACTGGTGTAGATGAATCGCCTGGAGAAAACCGCGCAGCTCGCGTTGTTCGATTATTTCGAGCTGGCGCCCAAGCATTCGCTGTTGTTGGTCGCCCGCCGCGAGCAGGCGACCGTCGCCGGTATTTTTCGCAAGGTCGCAGAAAGAGCCCGGGTCGAGGTTTTCCTGCTGGAGATGCCCGGCAAC harbors:
- a CDS encoding M20 family metallo-hydrolase, producing the protein MNPKLNTPLTHALERLEQFHEEAIALQRQLTRIPALAPENGGEGEKAKADFLYDWLRQTMPPDEMQWFNAPDARVPCGYRPNLLARFKGASASRTIWIMTHLDVVPPGDLSKWTGDPWTLRVEADGRGRRKLIGRGTEDNQQGLVSAVLAMKALHDLSLLPVHDVALLFVADEETGSVHGAQYLLQHHRRLFQTHDLMIIPDAGDARGAMIEVAEKSILWLRFQTLGRQCHGSEPEKGRNAHKAASYLACRLDSLYRRFRKRNAMFAPPYSTFEPTKREANVPNINTIPGEDVMYFDCRLLPEYKVSEVMAVVRALLRETERKFHVRINLSSQQGEQAAPPTPVDAPVVKAITAAVRELRHLRPKPMGIGGGTVAGFFRRAGIPAAVWATMDDTAHSPDEYCLLENLLDDAKVFAHIFLQR
- a CDS encoding aminopeptidase → MPTRKTAKKTAPAARKRAAKKTVKKAASKAAPGKAAARSVALPAPAAPDEQLLAAARTAIKVCMNVQPGETVSVITDENKRNIGQALWLAAREAGAEAMLIEMLPRSRNGEEPPAPIAALMAASSVVLCPTTKSVTHTEARRQACERGARIATLPGITEDMMIRCLSADYQTIAARSQKLSEALQRGDLIRVTSPAGTDITLRRGDRYPKPDTGLYHQPGASGNLPAGETFFAPLEGTAEGKIVFEAAVAGIGKLQQPIHILVRNGNAVEITGGPEADKLNQLVDAVGPAGRNLAELGIGTNDRAQITGLILEDEKVMGTVHFALGDNKSMGGTVGVSSHLDGLVLQPTVYVDGRMIMDAGKLLV